One segment of Paenibacillus rhizovicinus DNA contains the following:
- the pepT gene encoding peptidase T: MKDEILKRFTSYIEINTQSDDDSETCPSTDGQWNLARLLEKELKAIGLTEVTLDENGYVMATLPANTDRDVPTIGFISHMDTATDFTGNGVKRQVVENYDGGDIVLNQALNIVLSPREFPELAGYKGQTLITTDGTTLLGADDKAGITEIVTAMAYLVKHPEIKHGRIRVAFTPDEEIGRGAHKFDVPAFGADYAYTMDGGPLGELEFESFNAAQAVVTVKGVNVHPGTAKNKMIHSAKIAMALHNRLPAGEAPEFTEGYEGFYHLISMNGNTEQTKLVYIIRDHDQEIFAHRKATMEAIVAEFRQTYGEDRIVLELKDQYYNMGEKIVPVKFIVDIAHEAMTNLGIAPIVKPIRGGTDGSQLSYMGLPTPNIFAGGENFHGKFEYVSLDTMVKATEVIVEVARLFEQRGR; the protein is encoded by the coding sequence ATGAAAGACGAAATTTTAAAACGGTTTACCTCCTACATAGAAATCAACACGCAGTCCGACGACGACAGCGAGACCTGCCCCTCGACGGATGGACAATGGAACCTCGCGCGACTGCTCGAAAAGGAGCTGAAAGCGATCGGCCTGACGGAGGTTACGCTCGACGAGAACGGCTACGTCATGGCGACGCTGCCGGCGAATACGGACCGGGACGTGCCGACGATCGGCTTCATCTCCCACATGGATACGGCGACGGACTTCACGGGGAACGGCGTCAAACGCCAAGTCGTCGAGAACTATGACGGCGGCGATATCGTGCTGAACCAAGCGCTCAACATCGTGCTTTCGCCCCGCGAATTCCCGGAGCTTGCCGGCTATAAAGGCCAGACGCTCATCACGACGGACGGCACAACGCTGCTCGGAGCCGACGACAAGGCGGGCATCACCGAGATCGTCACCGCCATGGCCTACCTCGTGAAGCATCCCGAGATCAAGCACGGCCGCATTCGCGTCGCGTTTACGCCGGACGAAGAAATCGGACGCGGAGCCCATAAGTTCGATGTTCCCGCATTCGGCGCCGATTATGCGTATACGATGGACGGCGGTCCGCTCGGCGAGCTGGAATTCGAGAGCTTCAACGCCGCGCAAGCCGTCGTAACGGTCAAAGGCGTCAACGTTCACCCCGGTACCGCGAAGAACAAGATGATCCACTCCGCCAAGATCGCGATGGCGCTGCACAACCGCCTGCCAGCCGGCGAAGCGCCCGAGTTTACCGAAGGGTACGAAGGGTTCTACCATCTGATCTCGATGAACGGGAACACCGAGCAGACGAAGCTCGTCTACATCATCCGCGACCACGACCAAGAGATCTTCGCGCATCGCAAGGCGACGATGGAAGCGATCGTGGCGGAATTCCGCCAAACGTACGGGGAAGACCGCATCGTGCTGGAGCTGAAGGATCAGTACTACAACATGGGCGAGAAAATCGTGCCGGTTAAATTCATCGTCGACATCGCCCATGAAGCGATGACGAATCTCGGCATCGCGCCGATCGTCAAGCCGATCCGCGGCGGCACGGACGGCTCCCAGCTGTCGTACATGGGCTTGCCGACCCCGAACATCTTTGCCGGCGGCGAGAATTTCCACGGCAAGTTCGAGTACGTCTCGCTCGATACCATGGTCAAGGCGACGGAAGTGATCGTCGAGGTCGCCCGGCTGTTCGAGCAGCGGGGACGCTAA